A part of Candidatus Zixiibacteriota bacterium genomic DNA contains:
- a CDS encoding bifunctional sulfate adenylyltransferase/adenylylsulfate kinase, producing MKTRVLSHLIAPHGDELVDLIVDDTRAAELKAQSRDWLSWDLQPHQAADLELLISGAYSPLRGFLVRKDYDAVCSSMALADGTLWPVPVVLDVTPVFGEKVTPGTSISLRDAEGVMLAALHVEDVWQPDRESDAKKVYGTASKEHAGVARFTGSMNPVFLGGRIEALQAPVHYDFPSLRHTPLVLREEFARLGWRRMVAYQSNRFMHRAEREFTYRASLEAKANLLLQPIVDSARPENKDYFTRIRCYREMEKFYPQQTIRMSLLPLYPRFAGPREALWHGIINKNYGCTHFIGDSSLTNPPGTKQAYKDSAYAELWEKNLDRLGVTMIPYETLQYVEDLDEYRGRKDVPKDTRVLAMSEADLQERLDHGRDIPEWFTYPEIAAHLRQAHRPRYEQGFTVFFTGLSGAGKSTIANVLLVKLLQLGGRPVTLLDGDIVRKHLSSELGFSKEHRDINIRRIGFVASEITKNGGIAICAPIAPYNAVRKEVRRMVQPGGGFILVHVATPLETCEQRDRKGLYEKARAGLIKEFTGISDPYEVPDDAELRLDTTELAPEEAVWEILMHLEREGYIGVKPHDVQ from the coding sequence GTGAAAACTCGTGTACTGAGCCACCTCATAGCTCCTCACGGTGATGAGCTGGTCGATCTGATAGTAGATGATACCCGGGCTGCCGAGCTCAAGGCACAGTCCCGGGACTGGCTTTCGTGGGATTTGCAGCCGCATCAGGCGGCCGATCTCGAACTGCTGATCAGCGGCGCCTATTCGCCGTTGCGGGGATTTCTGGTTCGAAAAGATTATGACGCCGTCTGTTCGTCGATGGCGCTCGCCGACGGCACGCTGTGGCCCGTGCCCGTGGTACTCGATGTCACCCCGGTTTTCGGAGAGAAGGTGACCCCGGGGACATCAATCTCCTTGCGTGACGCGGAGGGAGTCATGCTGGCCGCCCTGCATGTCGAGGACGTGTGGCAGCCGGACCGGGAGTCGGATGCAAAGAAGGTGTATGGAACGGCTTCGAAGGAACACGCCGGGGTGGCGCGATTCACCGGGTCGATGAACCCGGTGTTTCTCGGAGGACGGATCGAGGCGCTGCAGGCGCCGGTACATTACGATTTTCCATCGCTCCGTCATACGCCGCTGGTTCTTCGCGAGGAATTCGCGCGGCTCGGTTGGCGACGGATGGTAGCCTATCAGAGCAACCGTTTCATGCACCGGGCGGAGCGGGAATTCACGTACCGCGCATCGCTTGAGGCCAAGGCTAACCTGCTTTTGCAGCCGATCGTGGATTCGGCCCGTCCCGAGAACAAAGACTATTTCACGCGGATTCGCTGTTATCGCGAGATGGAGAAGTTCTACCCTCAGCAGACAATCCGCATGTCGCTTCTGCCGTTGTATCCGCGCTTTGCCGGGCCGCGAGAAGCGCTGTGGCACGGCATCATCAACAAGAACTACGGCTGCACCCACTTCATCGGTGATTCGTCTCTCACCAATCCTCCCGGAACCAAACAGGCGTACAAGGATTCGGCGTATGCCGAGTTGTGGGAGAAAAATCTGGACCGGCTCGGGGTGACCATGATTCCGTATGAGACGCTGCAGTATGTTGAGGATCTCGACGAGTATCGCGGCCGGAAAGACGTCCCGAAAGACACCCGGGTATTGGCCATGTCTGAGGCGGACCTGCAGGAACGTCTGGATCACGGTCGGGATATTCCGGAGTGGTTCACCTATCCGGAGATTGCCGCGCACCTTCGCCAGGCCCACCGCCCCCGCTACGAACAGGGATTCACGGTGTTTTTCACGGGGCTTTCCGGCGCCGGCAAGTCAACGATCGCAAACGTCCTTTTGGTGAAGCTGCTGCAACTGGGCGGACGGCCGGTGACGCTGCTCGACGGTGATATCGTTCGTAAACACCTGTCGTCCGAGTTGGGATTCTCGAAGGAACATCGGGACATCAACATTCGCCGTATCGGCTTCGTGGCGTCCGAGATCACCAAGAACGGCGGCATCGCCATCTGCGCGCCGATCGCGCCGTACAACGCCGTTCGCAAGGAAGTGCGCCGGATGGTGCAACCCGGGGGCGGCTTCATACTCGTCCATGTAGCCACACCGCTGGAGACGTGCGAGCAACGTGACCGAAAGGGTCTCTACGAGAAGGCGCGGGCCGGCCTGATTAAGGAGTTTACGGGAATCTCCGATCCGTACGAAGTACCGGACGATGCCGAGCTTCGGCTCGACACCACCGAGCTGGCCCCTGAAGAGGCCGTCTGGGAGATTCTCATGCACCTCGAACGCGAAGGCTATATTGGGGTCAAACCGCACGACGTACAGTAG
- a CDS encoding 3'(2'),5'-bisphosphate nucleotidase CysQ codes for MADRSDIMHRIQQALDAAVAIFERFTPGTIHADDKGGGDPVTEADRAVNNALKELLHRDGEGWLSEETRDNPDRLTHARVWIVDPLDGTREFVKGIPEWCVSIGLVENGRAVAGGICNPATRETIVGSLETGVTYNGLPAQPSQRVTLDGAVVLASRSEIKRGEWERFADAPFEVRPTGSVAYKLGLVAAGRCDTTWTLAPKNEWDVAAGVALVLAAGGFAETPDGAAPTFNNPSTLLPGLIVGPAGLRAEIRRVLSPVLAEMKTARS; via the coding sequence ATGGCCGATCGCAGCGACATCATGCACCGTATACAGCAGGCGTTGGACGCCGCTGTCGCGATTTTCGAACGATTCACCCCGGGAACGATCCATGCGGACGACAAGGGAGGCGGAGATCCGGTCACCGAAGCGGATCGTGCCGTCAACAATGCGCTGAAGGAGCTGCTGCATCGCGACGGCGAGGGCTGGCTGTCGGAGGAGACACGGGATAATCCCGACCGCCTGACGCACGCCCGGGTTTGGATTGTCGATCCGCTCGACGGTACGCGCGAATTCGTGAAGGGGATTCCGGAGTGGTGTGTGTCGATCGGACTGGTCGAAAACGGTCGGGCGGTGGCGGGCGGTATCTGCAACCCGGCCACGCGCGAGACGATTGTCGGCTCTCTTGAAACCGGGGTGACGTACAACGGTCTGCCGGCACAACCGTCACAGCGGGTGACGCTCGATGGGGCGGTCGTCCTGGCAAGCCGGAGTGAAATCAAGCGCGGTGAGTGGGAGCGGTTTGCCGACGCACCGTTCGAAGTTCGGCCCACCGGCTCGGTCGCCTACAAACTCGGACTGGTAGCCGCCGGCCGTTGCGACACCACCTGGACACTGGCGCCGAAAAACGAGTGGGACGTCGCCGCAGGCGTCGCCCTCGTGCTGGCCGCCGGAGGTTTTGCGGAGACTCCCGACGGCGCCGCGCCGACGTTCAATAACCCGTCGACGTTGCTGCCGGGGCTGATTGTGGGGCCGGCAGGACTCAGAGCGGAGATACGGCGTGTCCTCTCCCCCGTTCTTGCAGAAATGAAAACGGCCCGCTCGTAG
- a CDS encoding fibronectin type III domain-containing protein: MTHRIIRRIALHLRVLTIVGIACVLGTGGHAGAEEVTLPVYVASSGANRPTLGIPRWKGYMHESNPNVFWISYASQSSSGSELSYTLDAGQSWSTEPIQISNNGYMDFHLSLFGYNGELYFTFPGVDFRKFSSPAQGEEDRGPLVELVGTAPSFRSNIMVDGNGRIWIFTRDGDNSSENVRFQYSDNNGSSWTRGVAAATGSPNVRIGSMPYVGGRPALVVLHLDNPRGYEYFLWNGSQFEARPDHSIHAQDVGYSRSFSHNVVADTVMHVFFSNGNDLHHVWKNYNNGSGEWNREVIETSPYTSDMDWSPASTVRGNDLYLFYSKKTSSSDASSQIFYKKWSQNTHSWTAPVQISGGLSNAYNFDPNTSFRVPSSSPYIPVFWHSGVSDHDIYFAKIVLDSAAHDVTPPTTVSNLTAAPGSTHGMYRLQWTAPGDDGMTGKASQYVIKYGAQPITAANWNSAVTYPNPPAPLAAGQTQSLTISGLTAGGTYYAAIRAFDDAGNQSGVSNSPSGFAAGIRVPGVVGSAVDTTLMRLTATANQVSSYYTVEYQFALDTTSAFSQPALKIGQKSGSTASVVFSQLENGRSYFWRVRARAVGVADSSAWTAPVQVSVGSCCEGTAGNVDYDASQYVDLSDMVFLANHLFLGGPVPPCRAEANIDGDDNGHVDLSDLIYLANYLFVSGPLPSACE, encoded by the coding sequence GTGACGCATCGTATCATACGTCGGATCGCACTTCACCTGCGGGTTCTCACAATTGTCGGCATCGCCTGTGTACTCGGTACCGGCGGTCATGCCGGGGCCGAAGAGGTCACCCTGCCAGTTTATGTCGCATCGTCGGGGGCGAACCGCCCCACGCTCGGCATTCCCCGGTGGAAGGGATACATGCATGAATCCAACCCCAACGTTTTCTGGATCAGTTATGCCAGCCAGTCATCGAGCGGCAGCGAACTCTCCTATACGCTCGACGCCGGTCAGAGCTGGAGCACCGAGCCGATACAGATAAGCAACAACGGGTACATGGACTTTCACCTCTCGTTGTTCGGCTACAACGGGGAGTTGTATTTCACTTTTCCGGGAGTAGATTTCCGGAAGTTCAGCAGCCCCGCCCAGGGCGAAGAGGATCGCGGTCCGCTGGTGGAGCTGGTGGGGACGGCGCCGTCATTTCGCTCCAACATCATGGTGGACGGAAACGGGAGAATCTGGATATTCACGCGGGACGGTGACAACTCGTCGGAGAATGTCCGCTTCCAATATTCCGACAACAATGGGTCTTCGTGGACCCGCGGTGTGGCCGCCGCGACCGGGTCTCCCAATGTACGGATCGGTTCGATGCCGTATGTGGGTGGTCGTCCTGCGCTGGTGGTGTTGCATCTCGATAATCCTCGGGGCTACGAGTACTTTTTGTGGAACGGCAGTCAGTTCGAGGCTCGCCCGGACCACTCGATTCACGCGCAGGATGTCGGGTACAGCCGATCGTTCAGTCACAACGTGGTCGCGGATACAGTCATGCATGTGTTCTTCAGCAACGGCAACGACCTGCACCACGTGTGGAAGAACTACAACAACGGATCGGGCGAATGGAATCGTGAGGTGATCGAGACCTCCCCGTACACCTCCGATATGGACTGGTCTCCGGCGAGTACGGTTCGCGGAAACGATCTCTATTTGTTTTATTCGAAGAAGACGTCGTCGTCCGACGCCTCGTCGCAGATTTTCTACAAAAAGTGGTCTCAGAATACGCACAGCTGGACGGCTCCGGTGCAGATTTCCGGGGGGTTGTCGAACGCGTACAATTTTGACCCCAACACGTCCTTCCGGGTGCCCTCGAGTTCGCCGTATATCCCGGTTTTCTGGCATTCCGGAGTCTCGGACCACGACATCTACTTCGCAAAGATTGTGCTCGACAGCGCCGCACACGATGTAACCCCGCCCACAACCGTTTCAAACCTGACAGCCGCGCCGGGAAGCACCCATGGCATGTATCGACTGCAATGGACTGCTCCGGGAGACGACGGCATGACCGGGAAGGCATCGCAGTACGTTATCAAATACGGCGCGCAGCCGATAACGGCGGCTAATTGGAACTCCGCAGTGACCTATCCAAATCCTCCGGCGCCGCTTGCTGCAGGGCAAACGCAGAGCCTGACGATTAGCGGCCTGACGGCCGGTGGCACCTATTACGCCGCCATTCGCGCTTTTGATGATGCGGGAAACCAGTCGGGGGTCTCCAACTCTCCATCGGGTTTTGCCGCCGGAATCCGCGTTCCCGGAGTTGTAGGGAGCGCAGTGGACACGACCCTGATGCGATTGACCGCCACCGCAAACCAGGTGAGTTCATACTACACGGTCGAATACCAGTTTGCGTTGGATACCACCAGTGCCTTCAGTCAGCCGGCTCTCAAGATCGGCCAGAAGAGCGGTTCGACGGCGTCCGTGGTGTTCAGTCAGCTTGAAAACGGCAGGAGCTATTTCTGGCGAGTCCGGGCCCGCGCTGTCGGCGTGGCGGATTCCAGCGCCTGGACGGCCCCGGTGCAGGTGTCGGTGGGGAGTTGCTGCGAGGGGACGGCCGGTAACGTGGACTACGATGCCTCACAATATGTCGACCTTTCCGACATGGTCTTTCTTGCCAACCACCTCTTTCTCGGCGGACCGGTTCCTCCCTGCCGGGCCGAAGCGAACATCGATGGAGATGATAATGGTCATGTGGATTTGAGTGACCTTATTTATCTCGCCAATTACCTTTTCGTAAGCGGACCACTGCCGTCCGCCTGCGAATAG
- a CDS encoding FlgD immunoglobulin-like domain containing protein, whose product MARSKARIRVLTILATALLGSAGQIPAQTITPPIEIAASGSRNSTLGIPRWKAYVSPSNPNNIWLGYASSGSSASSMTYSTDAGANWSTSTIQIGANGYMDFHLSLFGYAGELYYTFPGVDFRKFDAPAQSESDRGPLVELSGTTGAHRSNVMVDGNGRIWVFTRDGENASENVRYQYSDNDGASWTTGIAYATGTSNVRIGSMPFLDGRACLVILHLESSKGYEYYLWNGSSFEARPDHSIYAANMGYERAFTHNVINDTTMHLVFGNNNTMHHLWKHYNNGNGTWNYQTLENSAYTDGMEWGPHSTVRGNDLYLFYSKKSNADASSSMIYYMKWSQASQSWSSPQLVSAGLNGQYNVCPNTTFQVPDGGNYIPVFWTTGNDPYSVYFSKILLGGSGAVDTTAPGWIDDLDASTGSVEGQIDLDWTAPGDDGALGQADYYDIRYRAGELSEQNWTQATRVLPSPAPAPAGSEEELTISGLIPGTTYYVGIRAYDEAGNSPGLSVIDSAEAKVDLGTGTGEVLPVDFTLFQNYPNPFNPSTVIEYYLPRTSHVTLAVFNIMGQRVRTLVDDTRAAGRHSVVWDGTDDSGRSVATGVYFSSLSSDQTENRAKMVLLK is encoded by the coding sequence ATGGCACGTTCCAAAGCCCGAATTCGGGTGCTGACGATACTTGCGACTGCTCTGCTCGGGTCGGCCGGGCAGATTCCGGCCCAGACCATTACGCCTCCGATTGAAATCGCGGCCTCGGGCTCGCGCAACTCGACCCTGGGGATTCCGCGCTGGAAGGCGTATGTCTCTCCGAGCAATCCCAACAACATCTGGCTCGGATATGCAAGTTCCGGCTCCAGCGCGTCATCGATGACCTACAGCACCGATGCGGGGGCCAATTGGAGCACGTCGACTATCCAGATCGGCGCGAACGGCTACATGGACTTTCACCTGTCCCTGTTCGGATATGCCGGGGAGCTCTATTACACGTTTCCGGGAGTCGATTTCCGGAAGTTCGATGCGCCGGCGCAAAGCGAGTCCGACCGCGGGCCGCTGGTGGAACTCAGCGGTACGACAGGGGCGCACAGATCGAACGTGATGGTGGACGGGAACGGTCGTATCTGGGTATTTACGCGCGACGGTGAGAACGCATCCGAGAATGTCCGGTACCAGTATTCAGATAATGACGGGGCGAGTTGGACGACCGGCATCGCCTACGCGACCGGCACGTCGAACGTGCGAATCGGGTCGATGCCTTTTCTCGACGGCCGCGCGTGCCTGGTCATTTTGCATCTGGAAAGCAGCAAGGGGTACGAATATTACCTCTGGAACGGCAGTTCATTTGAGGCGAGGCCCGACCATTCCATCTACGCCGCCAACATGGGTTACGAACGGGCCTTCACGCACAACGTCATCAACGATACGACCATGCATCTGGTGTTCGGCAACAACAACACCATGCACCATCTGTGGAAGCACTACAACAACGGTAACGGTACGTGGAACTATCAGACGCTCGAGAATTCCGCGTACACCGACGGCATGGAGTGGGGTCCCCATTCCACGGTCCGGGGCAACGACCTGTATCTGTTCTACTCGAAGAAGTCTAATGCCGATGCATCGTCATCAATGATCTACTACATGAAGTGGTCGCAGGCGTCCCAGAGCTGGTCGTCGCCGCAGCTGGTCTCGGCCGGGCTGAACGGCCAGTACAACGTGTGTCCGAATACGACGTTTCAGGTACCGGACGGCGGCAACTACATTCCCGTCTTCTGGACGACCGGCAATGACCCGTACTCCGTGTATTTTTCGAAAATCCTGCTCGGCGGGTCCGGAGCGGTCGATACTACAGCGCCGGGCTGGATTGACGATCTCGATGCGTCGACCGGATCCGTCGAAGGACAGATCGATCTGGACTGGACGGCTCCCGGCGATGACGGCGCTTTGGGGCAAGCCGATTACTACGACATCCGTTATAGAGCCGGCGAGTTGTCCGAACAAAACTGGACTCAGGCCACGCGCGTACTACCGTCGCCTGCCCCCGCCCCGGCCGGCTCGGAAGAAGAGTTGACAATCTCGGGTCTGATACCCGGGACGACGTATTACGTCGGCATTCGAGCGTACGACGAAGCAGGCAACAGCCCGGGCCTGTCCGTGATCGATTCGGCCGAGGCAAAGGTCGATCTGGGCACGGGGACCGGCGAAGTCCTCCCGGTCGACTTCACGCTGTTCCAGAACTATCCCAATCCCTTCAACCCGTCGACGGTAATCGAATACTACCTGCCGCGAACCAGTCATGTTACTCTTGCGGTGTTTAATATCATGGGGCAGCGGGTGCGGACACTGGTCGACGACACGCGCGCGGCTGGTCGGCACTCGGTCGTCTGGGACGGCACGGATGACAGCGGCAGATCGGTTGCGACGGGCGTCTATTTCTCCTCACTTTCCTCGGATCAGACGGAAAACCGCGCGAAAATGGTCTTGCTCAAGTAA
- a CDS encoding oligosaccharide flippase family protein produces MNTSVSGEVKLLARHGSIYGLANVMDRLVSFLMIPIYTRYLTPSDYGVLELIYMTSNLIAMVIGMRIENAVSRFYFDYEDQANRNKVISSGFLGYGGLAVLLVLALVPFSGVFARLILDSTDYASYFTVSLLTLAIGMVIPIGNAYFRTRMESKLFLFYRLLSTVLTLGLNIYFVVVVEWGVYGILVATLLAQVIVGVIMSVQILGRTGLAVDFKLVWEMVKFGLPLIPSNISAYIVHASDRYFIKEYVNIGSAGLYSLGYKIGGLVNQFVTAPFNLVWTPRRFETFSRADSERIYARIFTYFVTTALFMGLMISVLAKEIIKIMATEPFWPAYKVVPVIVLAYTIFSFHYHFNIGIMMEKKTKYLAYVNVSNGALNLALNFALIPPFGIWGAAWATVLCFVFKVWMTHYYSNRFFPIQVEWRRVITLFGTAISLYLITLLIDTGSIYLDGAIKAAIGLCYAAILWFTSFFSAEEKKTLRRMLKKRKLEVEMVAQQKREPLG; encoded by the coding sequence ATGAACACTTCAGTCAGCGGCGAAGTCAAGCTGCTCGCCCGCCACGGCTCTATCTACGGCCTGGCCAACGTCATGGACCGGCTCGTCAGCTTCCTCATGATACCGATTTACACTCGGTATCTGACCCCCTCCGATTACGGCGTTCTCGAATTGATCTACATGACGTCGAACCTGATCGCCATGGTTATCGGTATGCGTATCGAAAACGCGGTCAGCCGCTTCTATTTCGATTACGAAGATCAGGCGAACAGGAACAAGGTCATCAGTTCGGGATTTTTGGGCTACGGGGGGCTGGCTGTTCTGCTGGTCCTCGCGCTGGTGCCGTTTTCCGGCGTTTTCGCCAGGCTGATTCTCGACTCAACGGATTACGCGTCGTATTTCACGGTGTCGCTGCTGACGCTGGCGATCGGTATGGTCATCCCGATCGGCAACGCGTATTTCCGCACGCGCATGGAGTCCAAGCTGTTTTTGTTCTACCGGCTTTTGAGTACGGTGCTGACGCTTGGTCTCAATATCTACTTCGTGGTCGTTGTCGAGTGGGGCGTGTATGGGATACTCGTTGCGACACTGCTTGCGCAGGTGATCGTGGGCGTCATCATGAGCGTCCAGATACTGGGCAGGACGGGACTCGCGGTTGATTTCAAACTGGTCTGGGAGATGGTGAAGTTCGGCCTGCCGCTCATTCCATCGAACATCTCCGCCTATATCGTCCACGCATCGGATCGGTACTTCATCAAGGAGTACGTGAACATAGGGTCTGCCGGTTTGTATTCTCTCGGGTACAAGATAGGCGGTCTCGTGAACCAGTTCGTCACCGCGCCGTTCAATCTGGTGTGGACACCGCGACGGTTCGAGACATTCAGCCGCGCCGATTCCGAACGGATTTACGCCCGGATCTTCACCTACTTCGTCACCACTGCATTGTTCATGGGGCTGATGATCTCGGTGCTGGCGAAAGAGATCATCAAGATCATGGCGACTGAGCCGTTCTGGCCGGCGTACAAGGTCGTGCCGGTGATCGTTCTCGCGTACACCATCTTCTCCTTCCATTACCACTTCAACATCGGCATCATGATGGAGAAGAAGACGAAATACCTGGCCTACGTGAACGTTTCAAACGGCGCGCTCAACCTTGCGTTGAATTTCGCTCTCATACCGCCCTTCGGCATATGGGGAGCGGCGTGGGCAACGGTCCTGTGTTTCGTGTTCAAAGTCTGGATGACCCACTACTACTCAAACCGGTTCTTTCCGATTCAGGTGGAGTGGCGGCGCGTGATTACGCTGTTCGGCACCGCTATCAGCCTGTACCTGATCACGCTGTTGATCGACACCGGGTCAATCTATCTCGATGGGGCAATCAAGGCGGCTATAGGCCTGTGCTATGCGGCTATTCTCTGGTTTACGTCGTTTTTCAGCGCCGAAGAAAAAAAGACGCTTCGCCGCATGCTGAAAAAGCGCAAGCTCGAAGTCGAGATGGTGGCGCAGCAGAAGCGGGAACCGCTCGGGTGA
- a CDS encoding asparagine synthase-related protein — MPGIFGFICKRHYDAAANQRLIDAMMARLSHNEDYEGSAWASDWCAIGTIGLPRAGERRLVVDISNGGAAAFSGYIYGWKDSTAEKAAETSDKAGRLLAIYRAVGEKCIEKIDGSFNAVVVDIAGKRITIGNDRMGHRQMYYYEDDSYFLFSGELKAFLAYEQFDRAIDQRAIADYFNFSYCLGDRTFFERVKRLPGSHILTLTPTETRFTRYWDFRFGDESTASIPELVEEADTIYRGVIRKQLDGATDVILPLSGGLDSRFIASHILNLGLQPRCFTHGVPGCMDLKIARQIARVLKLEHTFIDIDPLWFVDNHDRFVYLTDGMVNANPCMLLGIGSRYGMPARTTHFANGIFGGPTNFGGSYFRAYDIVDHISYEDQLRNLRRSLFGDLATEQSYEKFAPAFRLFAQKQYGVSLEEEFSKFTGVSDRFHHQKDIFFIRNRLTRFMNQVDCNRYLWHDHFALYDDALVDFYIRLPARIKCSRKFFSEYFKAKLPHLARITYQGTGVNLYQTPSPLRTKLRRWNTDLRYYAGRLSQGLINFYDLNTYYQYDQWFRMHRPIRDMVTSLLLDKRTLDRGYVDRKGLEELLSWQWRGGNNFGALSAMSSLESFFRQFVDR; from the coding sequence ATGCCTGGCATTTTCGGTTTTATCTGCAAGCGACACTATGACGCCGCTGCGAACCAGCGGTTGATCGACGCCATGATGGCGCGGTTGTCCCATAACGAAGATTACGAAGGCTCGGCCTGGGCTTCGGACTGGTGTGCAATCGGCACGATCGGTCTGCCCCGGGCCGGCGAGCGACGGTTGGTGGTTGATATATCCAACGGCGGCGCGGCGGCATTCTCGGGGTACATCTACGGGTGGAAGGATTCGACCGCCGAAAAAGCCGCCGAGACCTCCGACAAGGCGGGCCGACTCCTTGCGATATACCGGGCGGTCGGAGAAAAGTGCATCGAAAAAATCGACGGGTCCTTCAACGCGGTCGTCGTCGACATCGCAGGGAAACGAATCACCATCGGCAACGACCGCATGGGTCATCGCCAGATGTATTACTACGAAGATGACTCTTACTTCCTGTTTTCCGGTGAGCTCAAGGCGTTTTTGGCGTACGAGCAGTTCGATCGTGCCATCGACCAGCGTGCGATTGCCGACTATTTCAATTTCAGCTACTGTCTCGGAGACCGGACCTTCTTTGAGCGTGTCAAGCGCCTTCCCGGCAGCCACATCCTTACGCTCACGCCGACCGAAACCAGGTTCACGCGGTATTGGGATTTTCGATTCGGCGACGAATCGACCGCCTCCATCCCGGAATTGGTCGAAGAGGCCGATACGATATACCGGGGGGTGATTCGCAAGCAACTCGACGGCGCCACGGACGTCATCCTGCCGCTGTCGGGCGGCCTTGACTCCCGTTTCATTGCCTCGCATATCCTGAACCTCGGACTCCAGCCGCGCTGTTTTACGCACGGCGTGCCCGGGTGTATGGACTTGAAGATTGCGCGACAAATCGCACGCGTCCTGAAACTCGAACACACGTTCATCGATATCGATCCGCTCTGGTTCGTCGATAACCATGACCGGTTCGTGTACCTGACCGACGGGATGGTCAACGCGAATCCGTGCATGTTGCTGGGTATCGGGTCACGGTACGGCATGCCGGCGCGGACCACACACTTCGCCAACGGCATCTTCGGTGGCCCCACGAATTTTGGCGGCTCGTACTTCCGCGCCTACGATATTGTCGATCATATCAGTTACGAAGACCAGCTCAGAAACCTTCGCCGGTCGTTGTTCGGCGATCTGGCCACCGAACAATCCTACGAGAAATTCGCGCCGGCTTTCCGGCTGTTCGCACAGAAGCAGTACGGCGTCAGTCTCGAGGAAGAATTCTCGAAATTTACGGGAGTCTCCGACCGGTTCCATCACCAGAAAGACATTTTCTTCATTCGCAACCGCCTCACCCGCTTCATGAACCAGGTCGACTGCAACCGGTATCTCTGGCACGATCATTTCGCGCTCTACGATGATGCCCTCGTCGATTTCTACATCCGGCTCCCCGCCCGGATCAAGTGCTCGCGCAAGTTCTTCTCGGAGTACTTTAAGGCGAAGCTGCCCCATCTGGCCCGGATTACGTACCAGGGAACGGGCGTCAATCTGTACCAGACACCGTCGCCCCTGCGGACAAAACTCCGTCGCTGGAATACCGACCTCCGGTATTACGCGGGTCGCTTGTCTCAGGGGTTGATCAATTTCTACGACCTCAACACGTACTACCAATACGACCAGTGGTTCCGGATGCACCGGCCGATCCGCGATATGGTCACGTCGCTGCTGCTGGACAAACGAACGCTGGACCGCGGCTATGTGGACAGGAAGGGGCTCGAGGAACTGCTGTCATGGCAGTGGCGCGGCGGCAACAACTTCGGCGCGCTGTCGGCCATGTCGTCACTGGAGAGCTTTTTCAGACAGTTTGTGGACCGGTAG